A single Elaeis guineensis isolate ETL-2024a chromosome 15, EG11, whole genome shotgun sequence DNA region contains:
- the LOC140853975 gene encoding uncharacterized protein — MTSVEGSMPSMDDSSNTSSTQITRVRGKSDPAWNHCREAPELSGNTKRMKLACLYYGKSFAGGGINRFKQYLAGVKGEVEPCRKVPADIRHQIIQNIQAISEKKKRTKKMGEDYNLFSARHKKHEEQVYYRQLGEDDGIQEISPSSNKSTVAKWMIDVCVPFNAVNSKYYQCMIDAIASMGPGYKAPNFYSVRGYLLTKNVDEVKKYVESFRATWKKIGCTIMADGWTDQYKRTLINFLVYCPRGIVFLKSVDASDTSKIADMLYKLFKEIVMSVGFENVVHVVTDNAANYVAAGKKLEQDFPILFWSPCAAHCLNLIMQDIGKLVSVKNTVAHAAGITKYIYNHCYPLYLMRKFTDGKEIIRPAPTRFATNFIALQSILGHKDALRAMVTSREWTTSVYAKDSKGKKLTDDMLNSLFWNECATIVKLIEPLIRVLRIVDSDDRPSMGYLYHAMHQARDEMIKRFRRRKIVVEPYLRIVDSQWDFISGLLDVIERYSFGNPTLQGNLTNEMRLFRNAENDFGCSSAINDRSRLAPDILNLKDLDGDDGENDGNGANRREDGGDENVATQEDVFANIDINFSPLA, encoded by the exons ATGACCTCTGTTGAGGGAAGTATGccatccatggatgattcaagtaaTACTTCATCCACTCAAATAACTAGGGTTAGAGGTAAAAGTGATCCTGCATGGAATCATTGTAGAGAAGCTCCTGAACTTAGTGGTAATACCAAAAGGATGAAGTTGGCATGCTTGTATTATGGAAAGTCATTTGCTGGTGGTGGGATCAATCGCTTCAAACAATATCTTGCAGGAGTAAAAGGAGAAGTAGAACCATGTCGCAAGGTGCCGGCGGATATTCGCCATCaaataatacaaaatattcaagctattagtgagaagaagaaaagaacaaaGAAAATGGGTGAAGATTACAATCTCTTTAGTGCAAGGCATAAGAAACATGAGGAACAAGTATATTATAGGCAATTAGGTGAAGATGATGGCATACAAGAAATTTCTCCCTCATCAAACAAGTCTACGG TGGCAAAATGGATGATAGATGTATGTGTGCCATTTAATGCTGTCAACTCTAAGTATTATCAGTGCATGATAGATGCAATAGCTAGTATGGGGCCTGGTTACAAAGCTCCAAATTTTTATTCTGTTCGTGGTTATTTGTTAACCAAGAATGTTGATGAGGTGAAAAAGTATGTTGAAAGCTTTCGTGCCACATGGAAGAAAATAGGATGCACAATCATGGCTGATGGATGGACAGATCAGTATAAGAGaactttgattaattttttagtttattgtCCTAGAGGGATCGTATTTTTGAAAAGCGTGGATGCTTCAGATACCTCAAAGATAGCTGATATGTTGTACAAGTTGTTCAAAGAAATTGTCATGTCCGTTGGTTTTGAAAATGTGGTTCATGTAGTGACTGATAATGCTGCAAACTATGTTGCTGCCGGTAAAAAGTTAGAGCAAGACTTTCCTATACTTTTTTGGTCACCTTGTGCTGCTCATTGTCTTAATCTCATCATGCAAGACATTGGCAAGTTAGTTTCAGTGAAGAACACCGTAGCCCATGCTGCAGGTAtcacaaaatatatttataatcattgtTATCCTTTATATTTGATGAGAAAATTTACTGATGGAAAGGAGATAATTCGTCCGGCACCTACACGTTTTGCTACCAATTTTATTGCTTTACAAAGCATATTGGGCCACAAAGATGCATTAAGAGCAATGGTGACTTCTAGAGAGTGGACAACTTCAGTTTATGCTAAGGATAGTAAAGGAAAAAAGCTCACCGATGACATGCTTAATTCTCTTTTTTGGAATGAATGTGCAACCATTGTTAAACTAATAGAGCCTTTAATTCGAGTTTTGAGGATTGTTGACAGTGATGATAGACCTTCAATGGGTTACTTGTATCATGCTATGCATCAAGCTAGAGATGAAATGATCAAGAGATTTAGAAGGAGAAAGATTGTAGTTGAACCTTATTTGAGAATAGTTGATTCTCAGTGGGATTT TATTTCTGGACTCTTAGATGTCATAGAGAGATATTCATTTGGTAATCCAACCTTGCAGGGGAACTTAACTAATGAGATGAGATTATTTAGAAATGCAGAAAATGACTTTGGATGCTCATCGGCTATAAATGATCGAAGTCGCTTGGCTCCAG